In a single window of the Streptomyces sp. CGMCC 4.7035 genome:
- a CDS encoding sensor histidine kinase: protein MGRGVRAEIVEQWRTGAAALLRSSPLPRPSRWMWTADAILAFVLAACTAGAAYSRGGTTAPAPPVLVPTPPLLPVPDKVPAAPFPPVGVAQHLETVQPWQLALAALTALPLVVRRRFPLSSFWAVIVASLLFNQRPGGGDPTLYTFLSCVVAAYSAAVYSPHRARTLIGLVAGAGLLAAYHEENFPSFTPGLVPFLVLLGVGLGANAVHTWKQRLRVLREEHEAATRLAVDRERSRIARELHDIVTHNVSVMVIQAGAARKVMDTAPERARGALLAVEAGGRTAMAELRHVMGLLTMADDGPDPAAEADLAPQPGLGQVPALTDRMRETGVPVELTVTGTPALLPAGADLAAYRVVQEALTNTVKHAVGARVRIAIDHVPGAVHIEVSDTGGTGEAPAGRGGGHGLIGLRERLAVYGGTLQAGERPTGGFRVRAVIPVAVEETA from the coding sequence ATGGGCAGGGGTGTGCGGGCGGAGATCGTGGAACAGTGGCGGACGGGTGCTGCGGCGCTGCTGCGCTCCAGCCCGCTGCCGCGCCCGTCCCGCTGGATGTGGACGGCTGACGCGATCCTCGCCTTCGTCCTCGCCGCCTGCACGGCGGGCGCTGCCTACAGCCGGGGCGGCACGACCGCACCCGCTCCGCCGGTTCTCGTCCCGACGCCGCCGCTGCTGCCTGTGCCGGACAAGGTTCCGGCTGCTCCGTTCCCGCCCGTCGGCGTGGCACAGCACCTCGAAACCGTCCAGCCGTGGCAACTGGCGCTGGCGGCCCTGACCGCACTGCCTCTGGTGGTACGGCGCAGATTTCCGCTGTCCTCGTTCTGGGCCGTGATCGTCGCGAGCCTGCTGTTCAACCAGCGCCCGGGCGGCGGTGACCCGACCCTGTACACCTTCCTCTCGTGCGTGGTCGCCGCCTACAGCGCAGCCGTGTACAGCCCGCACCGGGCGCGCACGCTCATCGGTCTGGTGGCCGGCGCCGGCCTGCTCGCCGCGTACCACGAGGAGAACTTCCCGTCCTTCACACCGGGTCTGGTGCCGTTCCTCGTGCTGCTCGGGGTGGGGCTGGGAGCCAACGCGGTCCACACCTGGAAGCAGCGCCTACGCGTCCTGCGGGAGGAGCACGAGGCCGCCACACGGTTGGCCGTCGACCGTGAACGCTCCCGTATCGCGCGTGAATTGCACGACATCGTCACCCACAATGTGAGCGTGATGGTGATCCAGGCGGGCGCGGCCCGCAAGGTGATGGACACCGCGCCCGAACGGGCCCGCGGGGCACTGCTGGCCGTCGAGGCCGGCGGGCGCACCGCGATGGCCGAACTGCGCCACGTCATGGGCTTGCTCACCATGGCCGACGACGGCCCCGACCCGGCCGCCGAGGCCGACCTGGCGCCGCAACCGGGCCTCGGCCAGGTCCCGGCCCTCACCGACCGCATGCGCGAAACCGGTGTCCCCGTCGAATTGACCGTCACGGGCACGCCGGCCCTCCTCCCCGCAGGCGCCGACCTGGCCGCGTACCGCGTGGTCCAGGAGGCGCTGACCAACACCGTCAAGCACGCCGTCGGCGCCCGTGTGCGGATCGCCATCGACCACGTCCCAGGCGCCGTGCACATCGAGGTGTCCGACACCGGCGGCACCGGCGAGGCACCGGCCGGGCGCGGCGGCGGCCACGGACTGATCGGCCTGCGTGAACGCCTCGCCGTCTACGGAGGCACCCTCCAGGCGGGCGAACGCCCCACCGGCGGCTTCCGCGTCCGCGCCGTCATACCAGTCGCAGTTGAGGAGACGGCGTGA
- a CDS encoding ABC transporter ATP-binding protein, whose product MAATTPVIDIREVTRTYGEGPPALADVTLSVPAGEALAVLGPSGSGKSTLLNLIAGLDRPSTGGVTVDGLRVDELSEAGSARYRRAKIGMVFQFFNLLDDLTVTDNVLLPAQLAGVPRVEARSRAAGLLEYLGIDRHADAYPGRLSGGERQRVAVARALMNRPALLLADEPTGALDSASGEDVRELLTDLNREGQTIVLVTHDLGLAESCATRTVELVDGRIVRDTAHAAVVSR is encoded by the coding sequence GTGGCAGCGACCACACCCGTCATCGACATCCGCGAGGTGACCAGGACGTACGGCGAGGGACCGCCGGCCCTCGCCGACGTGACCCTGAGTGTGCCTGCCGGAGAGGCACTCGCCGTCCTCGGGCCGTCCGGCAGCGGAAAGTCGACGCTGCTCAATCTGATCGCGGGACTCGACCGTCCGAGCACGGGCGGCGTCACGGTCGACGGGCTGCGGGTGGACGAGCTGAGCGAGGCCGGGTCGGCGCGGTACCGGCGGGCGAAGATCGGCATGGTCTTCCAGTTCTTCAACCTTCTGGACGACCTGACGGTGACCGACAATGTGCTGCTGCCCGCCCAGTTGGCGGGCGTACCCCGGGTCGAGGCCCGCAGCCGTGCCGCCGGGCTGCTGGAGTACCTCGGCATCGACCGGCACGCCGACGCCTACCCCGGCAGGCTGTCCGGCGGGGAGCGTCAGCGGGTCGCGGTCGCCCGGGCCCTGATGAACCGTCCGGCCCTGCTGCTGGCCGACGAGCCCACGGGCGCACTGGACAGCGCCTCCGGAGAGGACGTCCGGGAACTGTTGACCGACCTCAACCGGGAAGGGCAGACGATCGTCCTGGTCACCCATGACCTGGGCCTTGCCGAGTCCTGCGCAACCCGGACCGTCGAGCTGGTCGACGGCCGGATCGTACGGGACACCGCGCACGCGGCGGTGGTGTCCCGATGA
- a CDS encoding ABC transporter permease — MSALGRVVRAGVGRRRVQTAAMVLTTLMAVTASVLAAGVLVASQAPFDRAFAEQRGAHLTAQFDGTKVTAAKLAATARASGVTAAAGPFLTLSVRPRTASDSDALPAGVDLPPLTVAGRADAADPVDRVDLVEGTWATGPGQIVVAYDEVPVEPGARLTLPDAPGSPTLTVVGVARSVTGTADAWVTPAQAEALTATGGPLTYEMLYRFRHAGTDAQMAADRATITAAVPKGAMTGAHSYLTVRQQQTANAMAFVPFLAAFGVLGLLLSTLVIGIVVSGAVGAATRRIGILKSLGFTPAQVVRAYIGQALIPAAVGCALGLVLGNLLAVPVLGEVGTAFHGPSASISVWIDVVVPATALAMVAGAALVPALRAGRLRTVEAITVGRTPDAGRGRLARRLTGRLPLPRAVSLGLANPFARPARSATTAAAVAFGTATVTFGVGLALTLGAVQEGRMLDSAGSVVVATGGGQAPPGAQAVPADGGSDTQKADPAQVTAVLRAQQGTSRFYGTTRAEASASGITGPTTVVAYQGDASWAAPKMVSGSWLDGPGQAVVTSRFLKAAGIRIGDKVTLTEQGRHASVRIVGEAFFTEGEGMELLTPASTLAALGLDAKPGRYEVETEPGTDPAQYLASLNRALDPVGAVASADTSDTSSVITAMDTLIGLLTLMLVAVAGLGVLNTVVLETRDRVHDLGVLKALGMAPRQTVTMVVTSVAGIGLLAGAAGVPAGVALHRYVTPLMGKAVGMTLPTSDIAVYHALQLAMLALGGLLIAVTGALLPAGWAARKDTATALRSE, encoded by the coding sequence ATGAGCGCCCTCGGACGGGTGGTACGCGCCGGAGTCGGGCGGCGGCGCGTGCAGACCGCCGCGATGGTCCTGACCACGCTCATGGCCGTCACCGCGTCGGTCCTCGCCGCCGGAGTGCTCGTCGCGTCCCAGGCACCCTTCGACCGCGCCTTCGCCGAGCAGCGCGGCGCCCACCTGACCGCGCAGTTCGATGGGACGAAGGTGACGGCCGCGAAGCTCGCGGCAACCGCGCGCGCCTCCGGCGTGACCGCCGCGGCCGGACCCTTCCTGACCCTGTCGGTCCGCCCGCGCACGGCCTCCGACTCGGATGCTCTTCCGGCCGGTGTCGATCTGCCGCCACTGACCGTCGCCGGTCGGGCGGATGCCGCCGACCCCGTCGACAGGGTCGACCTCGTCGAGGGCACCTGGGCCACCGGCCCCGGGCAGATCGTGGTGGCGTACGACGAGGTGCCCGTGGAGCCGGGCGCGCGGCTGACGCTCCCCGACGCGCCGGGCAGCCCCACGCTGACCGTGGTCGGGGTGGCCCGGTCGGTGACCGGCACCGCGGATGCCTGGGTGACTCCCGCGCAGGCCGAGGCACTGACCGCGACGGGTGGCCCACTCACCTACGAGATGCTCTATCGCTTCCGCCACGCGGGTACGGACGCCCAGATGGCCGCCGACCGCGCCACGATCACCGCGGCGGTGCCGAAGGGCGCGATGACCGGGGCGCACTCCTATCTGACCGTCAGGCAGCAGCAGACCGCCAACGCGATGGCGTTCGTGCCCTTCCTGGCCGCTTTCGGTGTGCTCGGACTGCTCCTGTCGACTCTGGTCATCGGCATCGTGGTCAGCGGCGCGGTCGGTGCCGCGACCCGGCGCATCGGCATTCTCAAGTCCCTCGGCTTCACCCCGGCGCAGGTCGTACGGGCCTACATCGGGCAGGCGCTGATCCCGGCGGCGGTCGGCTGCGCCCTGGGGCTGGTTCTGGGCAACCTGCTGGCCGTTCCGGTGCTCGGTGAGGTCGGAACAGCCTTCCACGGCCCGTCGGCGTCGATTTCCGTGTGGATCGACGTGGTGGTGCCTGCCACGGCCCTCGCCATGGTCGCGGGCGCCGCTCTGGTGCCCGCGCTGCGCGCGGGCCGGCTGCGCACCGTGGAGGCGATCACCGTCGGGCGTACGCCCGACGCCGGTCGGGGGCGCCTGGCACGGCGGCTGACGGGACGGCTGCCGTTGCCGCGCGCGGTCAGCCTCGGGCTGGCCAACCCCTTTGCCCGCCCGGCCCGTTCGGCGACGACGGCCGCCGCGGTCGCCTTCGGTACCGCCACCGTCACCTTCGGGGTCGGGCTCGCCCTCACGCTCGGGGCCGTTCAGGAAGGCCGCATGCTCGACTCCGCCGGTTCGGTCGTGGTGGCGACCGGCGGCGGGCAGGCGCCGCCCGGCGCCCAGGCGGTCCCCGCAGACGGCGGGTCCGACACGCAGAAGGCCGACCCGGCGCAAGTCACCGCCGTGCTCCGTGCGCAGCAGGGGACAAGCCGCTTCTACGGCACGACCCGGGCGGAGGCGAGCGCGTCCGGGATCACCGGCCCCACCACCGTGGTGGCATACCAGGGCGATGCGTCATGGGCCGCCCCCAAGATGGTCTCGGGCAGCTGGCTCGACGGCCCGGGCCAGGCAGTGGTCACCTCCCGGTTCCTGAAAGCCGCCGGAATCCGTATCGGGGACAAGGTGACCCTGACGGAGCAGGGGCGGCACGCCTCGGTGCGGATCGTCGGGGAGGCGTTCTTCACCGAGGGCGAGGGCATGGAGCTCCTGACCCCCGCCTCGACCCTCGCGGCACTGGGACTCGACGCGAAACCGGGCCGGTACGAGGTGGAGACGGAACCGGGCACGGATCCGGCGCAGTACCTGGCCTCACTCAACCGTGCGCTGGACCCGGTCGGTGCCGTCGCCTCGGCCGACACCAGCGATACGTCCAGCGTGATCACGGCCATGGACACGCTGATCGGGCTGCTCACCCTGATGCTCGTCGCGGTCGCCGGCCTCGGCGTGCTCAACACGGTGGTCCTCGAAACCCGCGACCGCGTCCACGACCTCGGCGTCCTCAAGGCCCTGGGCATGGCCCCCCGCCAGACCGTGACCATGGTCGTCACCTCGGTCGCCGGAATCGGCCTGCTCGCCGGCGCGGCGGGGGTCCCGGCCGGGGTCGCCCTGCACCGGTACGTCACGCCGCTCATGGGCAAAGCCGTCGGCATGACCCTGCCCACCTCGGACATCGCCGTCTACCACGCTCTCCAGCTGGCCATGCTCGCCCTCGGCGGGTTGCTCATCGCGGTGACGGGCGCGCTGCTGCCGGCCGGCTGGGCCGCCAGGAAAGACACGGCCACCGCGCTGCGCAGCGAGTGA
- a CDS encoding RAD23 family protein has product MSADNRAFTNPPPGPSQPPHQPRWAWWVVGILIPLLGILVTILVSRPGSSDDKSDGNSGAPASTRSSAPAGSGATPDQSADQPAEKPSKSAPAAKPAFGPKVIEADTTNSGSYMEFDTSEPLVVANSTPKGADLIISASTGGAPDLFVPESHMTLAPLADSGAAPTADECAASVQRNGTYTLPATRGGGFCLTTTEGRTVYLKVITAPPAGLAKLEVTVWA; this is encoded by the coding sequence ATGTCCGCGGACAACAGAGCGTTCACGAATCCGCCGCCGGGACCATCGCAGCCACCACACCAGCCCCGCTGGGCCTGGTGGGTCGTCGGGATCCTGATCCCGCTGCTGGGAATCCTCGTCACCATCCTGGTGAGCCGACCGGGCTCGTCGGACGACAAGAGCGACGGCAACAGCGGCGCACCGGCGTCCACGCGGTCGTCCGCCCCGGCCGGCTCCGGCGCCACCCCGGACCAGTCCGCCGATCAGCCGGCGGAGAAGCCCAGCAAGAGCGCCCCCGCCGCGAAGCCGGCCTTCGGGCCCAAGGTCATCGAGGCCGACACGACCAACTCGGGGTCGTACATGGAGTTCGACACGTCCGAACCACTGGTGGTGGCGAACTCCACCCCCAAGGGCGCGGACCTCATCATCAGCGCGTCGACCGGTGGCGCTCCGGACCTGTTCGTGCCGGAGTCCCACATGACGCTGGCCCCCTTGGCCGACTCGGGCGCCGCTCCGACGGCCGACGAGTGTGCCGCGAGCGTGCAGCGCAACGGCACCTACACCCTGCCGGCGACACGCGGCGGTGGCTTCTGCCTGACGACCACCGAGGGCCGCACCGTCTACCTCAAGGTCATCACCGCTCCGCCCGCCGGTCTGGCGAAACTCGAGGTCACCGTCTGGGCCTGA
- a CDS encoding phosphatase PAP2 family protein, with protein MWTYKAVAVVAALAAVLGVVGSQVFPAGTAKTTAVKRIRQSPPPAMFPDTDVSGWTTRLAEQKRAADGLFAQWRRQHGTARDDKAFLLWVEQRVPPPPSADQRTAELGQLRKLARARTAAGRRAAGWLEVHGKEDIWQLYLSDQRELFPAGKGDAERTQLKAALKLARTTKSRLDARYRQPSPYVLDPSLRPEKKSKPGSTCPCSYPSGHAAVSAAAVTVLSSFAPHRAADYQWMQAEVVYSRVYMSGHVPSDILAGALLGDLIGEYVLATASRTGSPG; from the coding sequence ATGTGGACGTACAAGGCAGTCGCGGTCGTCGCGGCTTTGGCAGCCGTGCTGGGCGTGGTCGGGTCCCAGGTGTTCCCCGCAGGCACCGCGAAGACCACTGCGGTCAAGCGGATCCGGCAAAGCCCCCCACCCGCGATGTTCCCCGACACCGACGTCAGTGGCTGGACCACCCGACTCGCCGAGCAGAAGCGGGCGGCGGATGGGCTGTTCGCCCAGTGGCGGAGGCAGCATGGCACCGCCCGCGACGACAAGGCTTTCCTTCTCTGGGTGGAGCAGCGTGTCCCTCCCCCGCCGTCGGCGGACCAGCGGACCGCTGAGCTCGGGCAGCTCAGGAAACTCGCCCGCGCGCGTACCGCCGCCGGGAGGAGGGCTGCCGGCTGGCTCGAGGTCCACGGGAAGGAGGACATTTGGCAGCTGTACCTGTCCGACCAGCGTGAACTGTTCCCCGCGGGCAAAGGGGACGCCGAGCGGACCCAGCTCAAGGCCGCCCTGAAATTGGCCAGGACGACCAAGAGCCGGCTGGATGCCCGCTACCGGCAACCCTCCCCGTACGTCCTCGACCCGTCGCTGCGGCCGGAGAAGAAGAGCAAGCCCGGGAGCACCTGCCCCTGCTCGTACCCGTCGGGGCACGCCGCGGTCTCCGCCGCCGCCGTCACCGTACTCAGCAGCTTCGCCCCGCACCGAGCCGCCGACTACCAGTGGATGCAGGCCGAGGTGGTCTACTCGCGTGTCTACATGTCGGGGCACGTACCCAGCGACATCCTTGCCGGTGCCCTGCTCGGTGACCTGATCGGCGAATACGTCCTGGCCACCGCTTCCCGCACCGGTTCACCAGGGTGA
- a CDS encoding VTC domain-containing protein has protein sequence MTGPVSFADSLGLAGLRGATLTEVDAAASLQHRVDRKYLVLLLTARWFVAALAPTHHVLDLGGRRTTEYHSMYFDTPGLSAWRAHAQGRRRRWKVRTRLYAEDRLCRAEVKTKDGRGATVKHAYTIQAEEYGRLGTRAAAFVDDVFRSDGVPVDTASLSPAAEIRCVRAALADLDGGSRVTLDGRLSCHRGHAAAALRHDLVLVETKGGPRPAAADRLLIKLGARPISLSKYLIGQALLIPGLPDHDVRRIARNCFHTLVCTEPPVVLW, from the coding sequence GTGACCGGCCCGGTCTCCTTCGCCGACTCGCTCGGTCTGGCCGGCCTGCGCGGGGCGACGCTGACGGAGGTCGACGCCGCTGCCTCGCTGCAGCACCGGGTCGACCGCAAGTACCTGGTCCTGCTCCTTACAGCGCGCTGGTTCGTGGCGGCCCTCGCGCCGACCCATCACGTCCTGGACCTCGGTGGCCGCCGTACCACCGAATACCACAGCATGTACTTCGACACTCCCGGGCTGAGTGCCTGGCGTGCCCACGCCCAGGGGCGAAGGCGCCGCTGGAAGGTCCGCACCCGGCTCTATGCCGAGGACAGGTTGTGCCGCGCCGAGGTCAAGACCAAGGACGGCCGCGGTGCCACGGTCAAGCACGCGTACACGATCCAGGCCGAGGAATACGGCCGCCTGGGGACCAGGGCCGCCGCGTTCGTGGACGACGTGTTCCGGAGCGACGGCGTACCCGTCGACACGGCCTCCCTGTCCCCTGCCGCGGAGATCCGCTGCGTACGAGCGGCCCTCGCCGACCTGGACGGGGGCAGTCGGGTCACTCTCGACGGCCGGTTGAGCTGCCATCGCGGACACGCGGCCGCCGCCTTGCGCCATGACCTGGTTCTCGTCGAGACCAAGGGCGGGCCTCGCCCGGCTGCCGCCGACCGACTGCTGATCAAGCTGGGGGCCCGGCCGATCTCGCTCAGCAAGTACCTCATCGGGCAGGCCCTGCTGATCCCCGGTCTCCCCGACCATGACGTCCGCCGCATCGCACGGAACTGCTTTCACACCCTTGTGTGCACGGAACCACCGGTGGTGTTGTGGTGA
- a CDS encoding DUF4956 domain-containing protein, producing MMTGTGPWDLVTRGGLDVLALMALVGLSHRRSRPVPQMPLMLTALNIGLFAAMSAMSAGRFPAGVGFGLFGMLSLVRLRSAAFTAKDVAYTFVALVLALCSGLPQRETWFIVALDALVLAAVLVMDGPYAHQPVQVVKLTLDRLYANPDAIHQDIAFRFGQEPVAVLVDEVDYVRETTRVLVQYRADRSVNWDVRDEGVSPDPAWFGLVESRSA from the coding sequence ATGATGACAGGTACGGGGCCCTGGGACCTCGTCACCCGGGGTGGGCTCGACGTCCTCGCGTTGATGGCACTGGTGGGCCTGTCGCACCGGCGCAGCCGTCCCGTGCCGCAGATGCCGTTGATGCTCACCGCGCTCAACATCGGCCTGTTCGCGGCGATGAGCGCGATGAGTGCGGGGAGATTTCCCGCCGGTGTTGGCTTCGGCCTGTTCGGCATGCTCTCGCTGGTAAGGCTGCGCAGCGCCGCCTTCACCGCCAAGGATGTCGCGTACACCTTTGTGGCACTGGTCCTCGCCCTGTGCAGCGGGCTGCCCCAGCGGGAGACCTGGTTCATCGTCGCTTTGGACGCGCTGGTACTGGCGGCGGTTCTGGTCATGGACGGCCCGTACGCGCACCAACCGGTTCAGGTGGTGAAGCTGACCTTGGACCGGCTGTATGCCAACCCCGATGCGATCCACCAGGACATCGCGTTCCGGTTCGGCCAGGAGCCGGTGGCGGTGCTGGTGGACGAGGTCGACTACGTACGGGAGACGACGCGTGTCCTGGTCCAGTACCGCGCCGACAGATCCGTGAACTGGGATGTGCGTGACGAGGGAGTGAGTCCGGATCCGGCGTGGTTCGGCCTGGTCGAGAGCAGGTCCGCGTGA
- a CDS encoding autotransporter, translating into MRSHIHKTAAATGALAAVAALLTSAAPSYAAARDVTADVLANRDVTLTGDTVVTVPAGTTTYAGVFRGEGTLTVRGSGTLILTKDSDFTLPRSRQGQAVRTLGGNHPYVTVTNPDAPAVTVERGATLQYGNGGTTGLIGHFPYNTPAFRLNQDNIRVDGTLRLSLKSAYNLGNISGSGLITQPRFLWGTWDLSGTHTFSGTIDNGTQLNAGRPEYATSLPNVRKVLNQGTWTVDTPLGRTVTMGMDFYQREYGSDINVQSRPGGKVILTGQYSWSNQGGDSNPSLSDPALNWTPARKNVNKRGTNIKGADVQWGDGTTNKIFMPGTAETVYINLLAARSRSLLTFDYNGPVTLGAPIGGGKFHDTLAAPGAGDIVIKGTKGNDVTFAAVQYYNGSTTVEKGAVLRLGSGKSGDGGLYTKGDLYKVVNHGSLVLNNARKALALSRISGSGSLTQAGAATSTLIAPVTYTGTTTVAKGTLALGPGVSLSRSTAIRITSTGARLDARKTGLRVTTTLTGKGTVLGSVTNAGDVAGPLTVTGDYTQLAPGELVLQDKPLKVAGSVRLAGELDLAAAGTSPAREITVLDHTGRAKTTGTFKGLREGAELKLAHTTYRISYRGGDGNDVVLTAAGASASPKQGIASPSGAADEPHTTNAADGGPLSWWPPYALGVALAVGLVIPAVLRGRGRRRSGRHASRG; encoded by the coding sequence GTGCGCAGCCATATCCACAAGACAGCAGCGGCCACCGGAGCCCTCGCGGCGGTCGCGGCCCTCCTGACCTCCGCCGCCCCTTCCTACGCCGCGGCCCGGGACGTCACCGCCGACGTCCTCGCGAACCGGGACGTGACACTCACCGGGGACACGGTGGTCACCGTGCCGGCCGGGACGACGACGTACGCCGGGGTGTTCCGCGGCGAGGGCACGCTCACCGTGCGCGGTAGCGGCACCCTGATCCTCACGAAGGACAGCGACTTCACGCTGCCCAGGTCCCGCCAGGGTCAGGCCGTGCGGACGCTCGGCGGCAACCACCCGTACGTCACCGTGACCAACCCGGACGCGCCCGCGGTCACGGTCGAGCGCGGCGCGACCCTTCAGTACGGCAACGGCGGTACGACAGGACTGATCGGCCACTTCCCGTACAACACTCCGGCGTTCCGGCTCAACCAGGACAACATCCGGGTCGACGGCACGCTGCGGCTCTCCCTGAAGAGCGCCTACAACCTGGGCAACATCAGCGGCTCCGGCCTGATCACGCAGCCACGGTTCCTCTGGGGCACCTGGGACCTGTCGGGCACCCACACCTTCTCCGGGACGATCGACAACGGCACGCAACTCAACGCCGGACGGCCGGAGTACGCCACGTCGCTGCCGAACGTCCGCAAGGTCCTCAACCAGGGCACCTGGACCGTCGACACCCCGCTGGGCCGGACCGTCACCATGGGCATGGACTTCTACCAGCGCGAGTACGGCAGTGACATCAACGTCCAGTCCCGCCCCGGCGGCAAGGTCATCCTGACCGGGCAGTACAGCTGGTCGAACCAGGGCGGCGACAGCAACCCGTCCCTCAGCGACCCCGCCCTGAACTGGACGCCCGCGCGGAAGAACGTCAACAAGCGCGGCACCAACATCAAGGGCGCCGACGTCCAGTGGGGCGACGGCACCACGAACAAGATCTTCATGCCGGGCACCGCCGAGACCGTCTACATCAACCTGCTGGCCGCCCGCTCCCGTTCACTGCTCACGTTCGACTACAACGGCCCGGTGACGCTGGGCGCCCCCATCGGCGGCGGCAAATTCCACGACACGCTGGCCGCGCCCGGCGCCGGGGACATCGTCATCAAGGGGACGAAGGGCAACGACGTCACCTTCGCCGCCGTCCAGTACTACAACGGCTCGACGACCGTCGAGAAGGGTGCCGTGCTGCGACTGGGCAGCGGCAAGTCCGGCGACGGCGGGCTCTACACCAAGGGCGACCTCTACAAAGTCGTCAACCACGGCTCACTGGTACTGAACAACGCGCGCAAGGCGCTGGCCCTGTCCCGGATCAGCGGCAGCGGATCGCTCACCCAGGCGGGGGCCGCGACCTCGACGCTGATCGCGCCGGTGACGTACACCGGAACGACGACGGTCGCCAAGGGCACGCTCGCGCTGGGCCCGGGGGTTTCGCTGTCCCGGAGCACGGCGATCCGGATCACCTCGACCGGTGCGCGCCTGGACGCACGGAAGACCGGCCTGCGGGTGACGACCACGCTCACCGGCAAGGGAACGGTGCTGGGTTCGGTGACGAACGCGGGCGACGTCGCGGGCCCGCTCACGGTCACCGGTGACTACACACAGCTCGCCCCGGGCGAACTCGTCCTGCAGGACAAGCCGTTGAAGGTGGCGGGCAGCGTCAGGCTGGCCGGGGAACTCGACCTGGCAGCCGCCGGGACCTCCCCCGCACGCGAGATCACCGTGCTCGACCACACCGGCCGCGCGAAGACCACGGGTACGTTCAAGGGGCTGCGCGAGGGAGCCGAGCTGAAACTCGCCCACACCACGTACCGGATCAGTTACCGGGGCGGTGACGGCAACGACGTCGTCCTGACCGCGGCCGGCGCAAGCGCCTCACCGAAGCAAGGCATCGCGTCACCGTCCGGCGCGGCGGACGAACCACACACCACGAACGCGGCGGACGGCGGCCCGCTCTCGTGGTGGCCGCCGTACGCGCTGGGGGTGGCGCTGGCCGTCGGGCTGGTGATCCCGGCGGTGCTGCGCGGGCGCGGCCGACGGCGGAGCGGCCGGCACGCGTCCCGGGGGTGA
- a CDS encoding peroxiredoxin-like family protein, with protein sequence MPMPRRPIKPGTTVAARSLEPVFGGPVAVPDPDRLIHLQFRRFAGCPVCNLHLRSVVQRHTEIEAAGVREVVVFHSPAEELARHTADFPFAVIADPGKRLYAEFGVESSPRALLSPRAWGPIVLAILRGSRELARGREHAPAARQPGGRLGLPGDFLIAPDGRVVAARYGEHAYDQWSVNELLRLATRVPRSAATER encoded by the coding sequence ATGCCCATGCCCCGCAGGCCGATCAAGCCCGGCACCACCGTCGCCGCGCGCAGCCTCGAACCCGTCTTCGGAGGCCCGGTCGCCGTTCCCGACCCGGACCGTCTGATCCACCTCCAGTTCCGTCGCTTCGCCGGCTGCCCGGTCTGCAACCTGCACCTGCGTTCAGTGGTTCAGCGGCACACGGAGATCGAGGCGGCCGGCGTCCGAGAGGTCGTGGTCTTCCACTCGCCGGCCGAGGAACTCGCACGGCACACGGCCGACTTCCCGTTCGCCGTGATCGCCGACCCCGGCAAGCGGCTGTACGCGGAGTTCGGTGTGGAGTCCTCTCCCCGGGCACTGCTCAGCCCGCGCGCCTGGGGGCCGATCGTCCTGGCGATCCTGCGCGGCTCGCGGGAGCTCGCCCGGGGCCGCGAGCACGCTCCGGCGGCCAGGCAGCCCGGCGGCCGCCTCGGCCTCCCCGGCGACTTCCTGATCGCGCCCGACGGCCGCGTCGTGGCCGCCAGGTACGGCGAGCACGCGTACGACCAGTGGTCCGTGAACGAGCTGCTGCGGCTGGCCACCCGGGTGCCGCGGTCGGCCGCCACCGAGCGGTGA
- a CDS encoding TetR/AcrR family transcriptional regulator C-terminal domain-containing protein translates to MPRPRSLTPDQLASAALAVIDRDGLIGLSMRAVAKELGMSTMGIYRYVRDREELEQLVVELVLNAVDAEPPASGAPWRERIEIMARRLRDAVGAHPAVVPLTLVHRHRSAGAMRWSETVLALLTEAGVEGERRVVALRALLAYVVGAIQQEHLGPLSGEGTVAITELPAAEFPYMTETARCARNVSADREFFDGLALVLRGLDV, encoded by the coding sequence ATGCCGCGTCCCCGCTCCCTCACCCCGGATCAGCTCGCCTCCGCCGCCCTCGCCGTCATCGACCGCGACGGGCTCATCGGGCTGTCGATGCGCGCCGTTGCCAAGGAGCTCGGCATGAGCACCATGGGGATCTACCGGTATGTGCGGGACCGCGAGGAACTCGAACAACTCGTCGTCGAGCTCGTGCTGAACGCCGTCGACGCGGAACCGCCGGCGTCCGGCGCGCCCTGGCGCGAGCGGATCGAGATCATGGCGCGACGCCTGCGCGACGCCGTCGGCGCCCACCCGGCGGTCGTCCCCCTGACACTGGTGCACCGGCACCGGTCAGCAGGCGCGATGCGCTGGTCGGAAACCGTGCTGGCCCTCCTCACCGAGGCGGGTGTCGAGGGCGAGCGGCGGGTCGTCGCACTGCGCGCCCTGCTCGCCTATGTCGTCGGGGCGATCCAGCAGGAACACCTCGGGCCGCTGTCCGGTGAAGGCACGGTCGCCATCACCGAACTGCCGGCGGCCGAGTTCCCGTACATGACGGAGACTGCCCGGTGTGCCCGGAACGTGAGCGCCGACCGGGAGTTCTTCGACGGGCTCGCGCTGGTACTGCGAGGCCTGGACGTCTGA